In Halomarina salina, one DNA window encodes the following:
- a CDS encoding DUF4352 domain-containing protein translates to MDRMDRRTYLALVAGGALALAGCARASAERQSTRGRGDESRGPQTTASQSPESPESYGLGDRFGVGDLDLVVYGADVVDRVDAPSDDDPFELDTESDENVLAATDGSAFAVVDVAVQHARGKGVVDVDRELTVALGDGTDRRYAAVRALRPEARAVTAGRLAPGEVVRGDLAYEVGDDVRDLVVEVGPPGAGPSAVVGTGEKRSQGVGERLQQDLQGVHEFSQGVERGGVEVRIASLERGNDLGGFLDADDGEEVVVLGVTVDNTTNRELRLSPAQLQLKDESGRVYDASSTMVGALGDLSELSVAAEEKEEGEVGYRVDEGSGELYWLFDFGEWGTDQRVAWLLR, encoded by the coding sequence ATGGACCGCATGGACCGTCGAACGTACCTCGCGCTGGTCGCCGGGGGAGCGCTCGCACTCGCTGGCTGTGCTCGTGCCAGCGCCGAGCGCCAGTCCACGCGCGGGCGCGGCGACGAGTCGCGGGGGCCCCAGACGACGGCGAGCCAGTCGCCCGAGTCGCCGGAGTCGTACGGTCTCGGCGACCGGTTCGGCGTCGGCGACCTCGACCTCGTCGTCTACGGAGCAGACGTCGTCGACCGAGTGGACGCCCCCTCCGACGACGACCCCTTCGAACTGGACACGGAGTCCGACGAGAACGTCCTCGCGGCGACGGACGGGTCGGCGTTCGCCGTCGTCGACGTCGCCGTCCAGCACGCCCGCGGGAAGGGAGTGGTGGACGTCGACCGGGAGCTGACGGTCGCGCTCGGTGACGGGACCGACCGGCGGTACGCGGCGGTCCGAGCGCTCCGCCCCGAGGCGCGCGCGGTCACGGCAGGCCGCCTCGCCCCCGGTGAGGTCGTCCGCGGCGACCTCGCCTACGAGGTGGGCGACGACGTCCGGGACCTCGTGGTCGAGGTCGGACCCCCCGGTGCCGGCCCGTCGGCCGTCGTCGGCACCGGCGAGAAGCGGAGCCAGGGAGTGGGGGAGAGACTCCAACAGGACCTCCAGGGCGTCCACGAGTTCTCCCAGGGCGTCGAGCGAGGTGGCGTCGAGGTCCGCATCGCGAGTCTCGAACGGGGGAACGACCTCGGTGGGTTCCTGGACGCCGACGACGGCGAGGAGGTCGTCGTCCTCGGCGTCACGGTCGACAACACCACGAATCGGGAGCTGCGCCTCTCGCCCGCACAGCTCCAGCTCAAAGACGAGTCGGGGCGGGTCTACGACGCGAGTTCGACGATGGTCGGCGCACTCGGCGACCTCTCGGAACTGTCGGTCGCCGCCGAGGAGAAGGAGGAGGGAGAGGTCGGCTACCGGGTCGACGAGGGGAGCGGAGAACTGTACTGGCTGTTCGACTTCGGCGAGTGGGGCACCGACCAGCGAGTCGCCTGGCTCCTCCGGTGA
- a CDS encoding bacterio-opsin activator domain-containing protein, whose product MSVGASDAPLVASVGTESTTLEDPGMAHEGPTIGGDARWSGIDAAGKGVVGVDESGSVAFVTPAGARLLGRRVDDLVDSPLQELVRDDDPDAALSRLRDAAAETGGADAPDETLTVRHWDGHDVSLRTAVETVSENGQELLVLVVHDVENYRYDGERTGDGERPSARVQEGDGPDGGRGADDDDHEADGDSAYTVEMVRGVFDHLNDALLITDPEHDVFRACNPRACDLLQYDADDLLSLPPAALFGRDGESYATFVEETFERGAGWTDDLTVETGEGTALPVEVSVAVVEFDGDPRMLWSLRDISDRLEREQELRQRVVAMESSIDGMAVVDADWTYLFVNPAHADLYGYESPDRLVGRSWFDLCDEATRRQYEREILPSLDAQGYWRGESVGQRRDGATFEQELSLATVGDGDVVGVVRDISDRKAAERLLRALNQQSRDLLRATTERDIAQRGVEAVEDIIGFDISCIRLFDPESNAFDIVAQTDRAEELIRSRPVFNLRSTYAGRAFRRGETVQKVEPDGPDTPYGDDAIETGVHVPLGEYGVLTVLTTVGQTIDERDVSLIELLASDVTMVLEHTRRERLVSDHERDLLIQRDRLRTLDQINAVIREIVQRLPRATAHREVGEVVCRCLLASELYQDAWIVESDPGTGVVATESVDGDDTWSAGESTRPDAVTTAIETGVIQVTRQYTVTGTDAECEDDPTTFEASIAVPIRHGGRVEEVLVVSTDRRDAFTESEQAEFELLGDTIEFVVRSLTTKNLLIADSVVELGIEVAAGDDVFLDLSSRFDCRCVVEDAVPLREGRLLQYATVEGAPPEEVFDRAGETDSVETRRILDQTDDTTVLELVVTESPIHDLVDLGAHVRSFSAEGGTARLVMEAPADVNVRGLLDVFRRRYDHAELVARRETGHRVAPGVQSVNAADRFLTERQRTAIRAAYAAGYYDWPRKSTAEQVAESLDITSATLHQHLRKAEEKLLHAYLGDTIYVPTRPAEGNDS is encoded by the coding sequence GTGAGCGTCGGAGCGTCCGACGCGCCGCTGGTGGCGTCGGTCGGCACCGAATCGACGACACTCGAGGACCCAGGCATGGCACACGAAGGCCCAACGATCGGTGGGGACGCCAGATGGAGTGGTATCGACGCGGCTGGTAAGGGCGTCGTCGGCGTCGACGAGTCGGGTAGCGTCGCGTTCGTCACGCCCGCCGGGGCGCGACTCCTCGGTCGTCGCGTCGACGACCTCGTCGACAGTCCCCTCCAGGAACTCGTCCGCGACGACGACCCCGACGCCGCACTCTCCCGTCTCCGGGACGCGGCGGCCGAGACCGGCGGAGCGGACGCGCCGGACGAGACGCTGACCGTCCGTCACTGGGACGGTCACGACGTCTCGCTCCGGACGGCCGTCGAGACGGTCAGCGAGAACGGACAGGAGCTTCTCGTCCTCGTCGTCCACGACGTCGAGAACTACCGGTACGACGGTGAACGGACGGGCGACGGTGAGCGACCGAGCGCCCGCGTGCAGGAAGGAGACGGACCCGACGGCGGCCGTGGAGCCGACGACGACGACCACGAGGCCGACGGCGATTCGGCGTACACCGTCGAGATGGTCCGCGGCGTGTTCGACCACCTCAACGACGCGTTGCTCATCACCGACCCGGAACACGACGTGTTCCGGGCGTGCAATCCCCGCGCGTGCGACCTCCTGCAGTACGACGCCGACGACCTGCTGTCGCTCCCGCCAGCGGCCCTCTTCGGCCGCGACGGCGAGTCCTACGCGACGTTCGTCGAGGAGACGTTCGAGCGAGGCGCTGGCTGGACCGACGACCTCACCGTCGAGACGGGCGAAGGGACGGCGCTCCCCGTCGAGGTGTCGGTCGCCGTCGTCGAGTTCGACGGCGACCCCCGGATGCTGTGGAGCCTGCGCGACATCAGCGACCGCCTGGAACGGGAGCAGGAGCTTCGCCAGCGGGTGGTGGCGATGGAGTCGTCCATCGACGGGATGGCCGTCGTCGACGCCGACTGGACGTACCTGTTCGTCAACCCGGCCCACGCCGACCTGTACGGCTACGAGTCGCCCGACCGCCTCGTCGGCCGGTCGTGGTTCGACCTGTGCGACGAGGCTACCAGACGGCAGTACGAACGGGAGATACTCCCATCACTCGACGCGCAGGGCTACTGGCGCGGGGAGAGCGTCGGCCAGCGACGCGACGGTGCGACCTTCGAACAGGAACTCTCGCTGGCCACCGTCGGCGACGGCGACGTCGTCGGGGTGGTGCGCGACATCAGCGACCGCAAGGCGGCCGAGCGACTCCTGCGCGCGCTCAACCAGCAGAGCCGCGACCTCCTGCGAGCGACGACCGAACGGGACATCGCCCAGCGCGGCGTCGAGGCCGTCGAGGACATCATCGGGTTCGACATCAGCTGTATCCGGCTGTTCGACCCGGAGTCGAACGCGTTCGACATCGTCGCCCAGACCGACCGCGCCGAGGAGTTGATCCGGTCGCGACCGGTGTTCAACCTGCGCTCGACGTACGCGGGACGGGCGTTCAGACGCGGCGAGACCGTCCAGAAGGTGGAACCGGACGGTCCGGACACGCCGTACGGCGACGACGCCATCGAGACGGGGGTGCACGTCCCACTCGGCGAGTACGGCGTGCTGACCGTGCTCACGACGGTCGGGCAGACCATCGACGAGCGGGACGTCTCGCTGATCGAACTGCTCGCGTCGGACGTCACGATGGTGCTCGAACACACCCGGCGCGAGCGACTGGTCAGCGACCACGAACGCGACCTGCTCATTCAGCGCGACCGCCTCCGTACCCTCGACCAGATCAACGCCGTCATCCGCGAAATCGTCCAGCGACTGCCGCGAGCGACGGCCCACCGGGAGGTCGGTGAGGTCGTCTGCCGGTGCCTGCTGGCCTCCGAACTCTACCAGGACGCCTGGATCGTCGAGTCGGACCCCGGTACCGGCGTCGTCGCGACCGAGAGCGTCGACGGGGACGACACCTGGTCGGCCGGCGAGTCGACGCGACCCGACGCCGTAACGACGGCCATCGAGACCGGCGTGATACAGGTGACGCGTCAGTACACCGTCACGGGGACCGACGCGGAGTGCGAGGACGACCCGACCACCTTCGAGGCCAGCATCGCCGTCCCGATTCGCCACGGCGGGCGCGTCGAGGAGGTGCTCGTCGTCAGCACCGACCGCCGAGACGCCTTCACCGAGTCCGAACAGGCCGAGTTCGAACTGCTCGGCGACACCATCGAGTTCGTCGTGCGCTCGCTCACGACCAAGAACCTCCTGATAGCGGACAGCGTCGTCGAACTCGGCATCGAGGTCGCGGCGGGAGACGACGTCTTCCTCGACCTCTCGTCCCGGTTCGACTGTCGCTGCGTCGTCGAGGACGCCGTCCCGCTCCGAGAGGGTCGCCTCCTGCAGTACGCCACCGTCGAGGGCGCGCCGCCCGAGGAGGTGTTCGACCGGGCGGGGGAGACCGACAGCGTCGAGACCCGGCGTATCCTCGACCAGACCGACGACACGACCGTACTCGAACTCGTCGTCACCGAGTCGCCGATTCACGACCTCGTCGACCTCGGCGCACACGTCCGGTCGTTCTCTGCGGAGGGGGGCACGGCTCGTCTGGTCATGGAAGCGCCCGCCGACGTCAACGTCAGGGGCCTCCTGGACGTGTTCCGGCGTCGGTACGACCACGCCGAACTGGTGGCCAGGCGAGAGACCGGTCACCGGGTGGCACCGGGCGTCCAGTCGGTCAACGCCGCGGACCGGTTCCTGACCGAGCGCCAGCGGACGGCCATCAGAGCCGCCTACGCGGCCGGCTACTACGACTGGCCGCGCAAGAGCACGGCCGAGCAGGTCGCCGAGTCGCTCGACATCACCTCGGCGACGCTCCACCAGCACCTCAGGAAGGCCGAGGAGAAACTCCTCCACGCGTACCTCGGCGACACCATCTACGTCCCGACTCGACCGGCCGAGGGAAACGACTCGTGA
- a CDS encoding S8 family peptidase: MDRRRFLTGVGAAGSGLALGVGGWVTTSDVELVEVNVGYDEPAGLDAALGDAATVGREFGFDAVTLRLPKRLVEPLAARTDIRYVEANAEKRLFDTASVADLDAEQTLPSGVERIGAGVAHENGLTGAGAKVAVLDTGVASRHPDLRENLGEGKAFVESDHEVGDGEDDESGAADVAADLPAWQDTDGHGTHCAGIVGASDNEQGVRGVAPGASIHAIKVGSDSGGKSADIAAGLEYAADSGVHVANLSLGDEDPSDLIADACRYATEAGVLVVGAAGNVDVGEDNTVVRYPAAHESVLAVGALADEGELADFSLTGPEVELVAPGDDVLSTVPGDEYEEHSGTSMAAPHVAGAAALLMAEGCSSDEVRARLGETATDVGLDEDEQGQGVVDVAAALGIAT; this comes from the coding sequence ATGGACCGACGGCGGTTCCTGACGGGAGTCGGGGCGGCAGGCAGCGGTCTCGCACTCGGCGTCGGTGGCTGGGTGACGACCAGTGACGTCGAACTCGTCGAGGTGAACGTCGGCTACGACGAACCCGCGGGTCTCGACGCCGCACTCGGCGACGCGGCCACCGTCGGCCGCGAGTTCGGCTTCGACGCGGTGACGCTCCGCCTCCCGAAGCGTCTCGTCGAACCGCTCGCCGCGCGTACCGACATCCGGTACGTCGAAGCGAACGCCGAGAAGCGACTCTTCGACACCGCGTCCGTGGCCGACCTGGACGCCGAACAGACCCTCCCGAGCGGTGTCGAGCGAATCGGTGCCGGAGTGGCCCACGAGAACGGCCTGACCGGCGCGGGTGCGAAGGTCGCCGTCCTCGACACGGGCGTCGCGAGCAGGCACCCGGACCTGCGCGAGAACCTGGGGGAGGGGAAGGCGTTCGTCGAGAGCGACCACGAGGTGGGTGACGGCGAGGACGACGAGAGCGGAGCGGCCGACGTCGCGGCCGACCTCCCGGCGTGGCAGGACACCGACGGCCACGGAACGCACTGTGCTGGCATCGTCGGGGCATCGGACAACGAGCAGGGCGTTCGAGGGGTCGCCCCCGGGGCGTCCATCCACGCCATCAAGGTCGGGTCCGACTCCGGGGGGAAGTCGGCGGACATCGCCGCGGGGCTGGAGTACGCCGCCGACAGCGGGGTGCACGTCGCCAACCTCAGCCTCGGCGACGAGGACCCGTCCGACCTCATCGCGGACGCCTGTCGCTACGCCACCGAGGCGGGCGTGCTGGTGGTCGGTGCGGCGGGGAACGTCGACGTGGGCGAGGACAACACCGTCGTCCGCTACCCGGCGGCACACGAGTCGGTCCTCGCGGTCGGTGCGCTCGCGGACGAGGGCGAACTGGCCGACTTCTCGCTGACCGGACCCGAGGTCGAACTCGTCGCACCGGGCGACGACGTCCTCTCGACGGTCCCCGGCGACGAGTACGAGGAGCACTCGGGGACGTCGATGGCGGCACCGCACGTCGCCGGTGCGGCCGCCCTGTTGATGGCCGAGGGGTGTTCGAGCGACGAGGTGCGGGCACGACTCGGGGAGACGGCGACCGACGTCGGGCTCGACGAGGACGAACAGGGACAGGGCGTCGTCGACGTCGCCGCCGCGCTCGGCATCGCGACCTGA
- a CDS encoding GtrA family protein gives MGTEYVQQVLGRPLAVRLRRFVVVGAVAAAVQTVLLSLFVEWAGLNYLVGATVAIEITIVFQYVLNNAWTFRERRNDGRRAFLRGLLTTNVVRGSAIPIQLSVLFVLVEWTGVLYLLANGVAIVVSGLYRYALDSRFTWGA, from the coding sequence ATGGGAACGGAGTACGTCCAGCAGGTGCTCGGTCGGCCGCTCGCCGTTCGACTCCGCCGGTTCGTCGTCGTCGGAGCCGTGGCCGCGGCCGTTCAGACGGTGCTCCTCTCGCTGTTCGTCGAGTGGGCCGGTCTCAACTACCTCGTCGGCGCGACGGTGGCCATCGAGATAACCATCGTCTTCCAGTACGTCCTGAACAACGCGTGGACGTTTCGGGAACGCCGGAACGACGGCCGCCGGGCGTTCCTCCGGGGACTGCTCACGACGAACGTCGTCCGCGGCAGTGCGATACCCATCCAGTTGAGCGTGCTGTTCGTCCTCGTCGAGTGGACCGGCGTGCTCTACCTCCTCGCCAACGGCGTCGCCATCGTCGTCAGCGGGCTCTACCGCTACGCACTCGACTCGCGGTTCACGTGGGGTGCCTGA
- a CDS encoding DUF7344 domain-containing protein, whose product MSSQIAARSLTAAESTQPSQDFVGRILSNSRRRALLNVLESREGVFELDRVAEWVVAEELDGDWSAFDEEKFDRVLVTLYHNHLPMLADAGFVDLDDTDDGVFVCPNQDLFEQAL is encoded by the coding sequence ATGTCATCGCAGATTGCCGCCCGGTCGCTCACCGCCGCCGAATCGACGCAGCCGTCTCAGGACTTCGTCGGTCGTATCCTCTCGAACTCCCGTCGTCGCGCTCTCCTCAACGTGCTGGAGTCCCGCGAGGGCGTCTTCGAACTCGACCGTGTCGCCGAGTGGGTCGTCGCCGAGGAACTCGACGGTGACTGGTCTGCGTTCGATGAGGAGAAGTTCGACCGCGTCCTCGTCACGCTCTACCACAACCACCTCCCGATGCTCGCCGACGCCGGCTTCGTCGACCTCGACGACACGGACGACGGCGTCTTCGTCTGTCCCAACCAGGACCTCTTCGAGCAGGCGCTGTAG
- a CDS encoding ATPase domain-containing protein, translated as MQEALERVSTGVAGLDEVLNGGLVKNRTYMVRGQPGAGKSILGLEFLVAGADEGEDVMYVNMEEPEAEIRKNAASLGIDVGDVEFLDLSPDSEFFSEDLSYDIFAPEEVEDGAITDRISERVEETSPERIFVDPISQLRHLSPDEYQFRKEVLSFMQFLKEQGATVLFTSQATPTTPDDDLQFMCDGVVELERTEQGRSITVPKFRGSRTLDGDHVLRIDHGGITVYPRLAPQQHEKSFELETLPSGVPELDRLLNGGIERGTVTIVTGSPGVGKTTTGVQFMKEAAGRGERSVVYSFEEAKNTLVHRCESINIPVETMMDKGTLAIEEVEALQLSATEFAHMVRQEVEENDTSIVMIDGVEGYKQALRDGDDELARELHSVCRYLKNMGVTVILMNEIPTVVGEFQLTQAGLSYLSDSIVFIQHIEMNSRMRKVIGVLKKRTSDFERNVREFRITEYGVDIGEPLDGLTGILTGNPTFEHTSGFPDEPNSRRRARENTRDMFGTDDRDSARRDVDRHADYPTDESGRDHP; from the coding sequence ATGCAGGAGGCGCTCGAGCGGGTCTCGACTGGTGTCGCCGGTCTCGACGAAGTGCTGAACGGAGGACTGGTGAAGAATCGAACGTACATGGTCCGCGGCCAACCGGGCGCGGGGAAGAGCATCCTCGGCCTGGAGTTCCTCGTCGCCGGGGCGGACGAGGGCGAGGACGTGATGTACGTGAACATGGAAGAGCCAGAGGCCGAGATTCGGAAGAACGCCGCCTCGCTCGGTATCGACGTCGGCGACGTCGAGTTCCTCGATTTGAGCCCGGACTCGGAGTTCTTCTCGGAGGACCTGAGCTACGACATCTTCGCGCCCGAGGAGGTCGAGGACGGGGCGATAACCGACCGAATCTCCGAACGCGTCGAGGAGACGTCGCCCGAGCGCATCTTCGTCGACCCCATCAGCCAACTGCGGCACCTCTCGCCCGACGAGTACCAGTTCCGCAAGGAGGTGCTGTCGTTCATGCAGTTCCTCAAGGAGCAGGGGGCGACGGTGCTGTTCACCTCGCAGGCGACGCCGACCACTCCGGACGACGACCTCCAGTTCATGTGCGACGGCGTCGTCGAACTGGAGCGGACGGAGCAGGGTCGCAGTATCACCGTGCCGAAGTTCCGTGGCTCGCGAACGCTCGACGGCGACCACGTCCTCCGTATCGACCACGGTGGCATCACCGTCTACCCCCGTCTCGCGCCCCAGCAACACGAGAAGTCGTTCGAACTGGAGACGCTCCCCTCGGGGGTCCCGGAACTCGACAGACTGCTCAACGGTGGCATCGAGCGTGGCACCGTCACCATCGTCACCGGGTCGCCCGGCGTCGGCAAGACGACGACCGGCGTCCAGTTCATGAAGGAGGCGGCCGGCCGGGGCGAGCGCTCGGTCGTCTACTCCTTCGAGGAGGCGAAGAACACGCTCGTCCACCGCTGTGAGTCCATCAACATCCCAGTCGAGACGATGATGGACAAGGGGACGCTCGCCATCGAGGAGGTGGAGGCGCTCCAGCTCTCGGCGACCGAGTTCGCCCACATGGTCCGACAGGAGGTCGAGGAGAACGACACGAGCATCGTCATGATAGACGGCGTCGAGGGGTACAAACAGGCGCTCCGCGACGGGGACGACGAACTCGCGCGGGAGCTCCACTCGGTCTGTCGCTACCTGAAGAACATGGGCGTGACGGTCATCCTGATGAACGAGATTCCGACCGTCGTCGGCGAGTTCCAGTTGACGCAGGCCGGCCTGTCGTACCTCTCGGACAGCATCGTGTTCATCCAGCACATCGAGATGAACTCCCGGATGCGGAAGGTCATCGGCGTGCTCAAGAAGCGCACCAGCGACTTCGAGCGCAACGTCCGCGAGTTCCGCATCACCGAGTACGGCGTCGACATCGGCGAACCGCTCGACGGCCTGACCGGAATCCTGACCGGTAACCCGACGTTCGAGCACACGTCCGGATTCCCCGACGAGCCCAACTCCCGGCGACGCGCCCGTGAGAACACCCGCGACATGTTCGGTACCGACGACCGGGACAGTGCCCGTCGAGACGTCGACAGACACGCCGACTACCCGACCGACGAGAGCGGCAGGGACCACCCGTGA
- a CDS encoding bacterio-opsin activator domain-containing protein — MSRILLFTEADENRRLLADWLSTEYDVATGDDASALDHEFDLALVDRTMFGRYEDELMERKQDERPVLLPFLFVISQRELDRLGPDLWQRIDAVVRNRVDELITAPIKKAELKARIDNLLNSRGLSVQLRDQREQYRRLLSVAPETITTVDSEGTISYLNARGAELFGVDDPADLYGESLFEFLPEDDCAELAALIDAAMDGEPEDEDSEFTDARFQRDGETRYVEVGATPITYDGEQAVQLVIRDVTERRQRERQIERQRDALRTLDRLNEVIRSIDQSLVRASTRGDIEQAVCDRLVEVDRYVAAWIGTDSATSRDVTPRATAGALDDYLDAVTISASETSDPAGRTVASGEATLDDDVTAAGNEGVDPGDEPWRDAAVDAGFASAIAVPIVYEDTRYGALAIYSDQQDAFAAADEVAVLRELGETIGHAITAAESKRALLTDRIAELEFDVQMPESFLARVSEAVDGSFEFAGMVSTTDGSYLEYYSAPVSDPGAVLDERADGDAVEHLRHVGDHGGEALFEVVFSDDHVVQAVGSLGGRTTGLSVEDGVYRVTAEFPYDVDRHAIADALAAKFDAATLRAQRETERELSSRQEVWETFRDHLTDKQWSVIQTAFYAGFFEWPRASTGEEVAESLGISPPTFHEHLRAAQQKLLEALLDG, encoded by the coding sequence GTGAGCCGTATCCTGTTGTTCACCGAGGCCGACGAGAACCGGCGGCTGCTCGCCGACTGGCTGTCCACCGAGTACGACGTCGCCACCGGCGACGACGCCAGCGCGCTCGACCACGAGTTCGACCTCGCGCTCGTCGACCGGACGATGTTCGGGCGGTACGAGGACGAACTGATGGAGCGCAAGCAGGACGAACGACCGGTGTTGCTCCCCTTCCTGTTCGTCATCTCCCAGCGCGAACTCGACCGACTTGGACCGGACCTCTGGCAACGCATCGACGCCGTCGTCCGCAACCGCGTCGACGAACTCATCACCGCACCCATCAAGAAGGCCGAACTGAAGGCGCGCATCGACAACCTGCTCAACTCGCGGGGGCTCTCCGTCCAGTTGCGCGACCAGCGCGAGCAGTACCGTCGGCTCCTGAGCGTCGCCCCCGAGACCATCACCACCGTCGACTCGGAGGGGACCATCAGCTACCTCAACGCGCGTGGTGCGGAGTTGTTCGGCGTGGACGACCCGGCGGACCTCTACGGCGAGTCGCTGTTCGAGTTCCTCCCCGAGGACGACTGTGCGGAACTGGCGGCGCTCATCGACGCCGCGATGGACGGGGAGCCGGAAGACGAGGACAGCGAGTTCACCGACGCCCGCTTCCAGCGCGACGGGGAGACGCGCTACGTCGAGGTGGGAGCGACGCCCATCACCTACGACGGCGAGCAGGCGGTCCAGCTCGTGATTCGAGACGTCACCGAGCGTCGTCAGCGCGAGCGCCAGATCGAGCGCCAGCGTGACGCGCTCCGGACGCTCGACCGACTGAACGAGGTCATCCGGAGCATCGACCAGTCGCTCGTCCGGGCCTCGACCCGCGGGGACATCGAGCAGGCGGTCTGCGACCGACTCGTCGAGGTCGACCGCTACGTCGCGGCGTGGATCGGCACCGACAGCGCGACGAGTCGTGACGTGACTCCGCGGGCGACCGCGGGCGCCCTCGACGACTACCTCGACGCCGTCACCATCAGCGCGAGCGAGACGAGCGACCCCGCCGGTCGGACCGTCGCGAGCGGCGAGGCGACGCTCGACGACGACGTGACCGCGGCCGGGAACGAGGGCGTCGACCCGGGAGACGAACCGTGGCGTGACGCGGCCGTCGACGCCGGGTTCGCCTCGGCCATCGCCGTCCCTATCGTCTACGAGGACACCCGCTACGGCGCGCTCGCCATCTACTCCGACCAGCAGGACGCGTTCGCGGCGGCAGACGAGGTGGCCGTGCTCCGGGAGCTGGGCGAGACCATCGGCCACGCCATCACCGCGGCCGAGAGCAAGCGGGCGCTGCTGACCGACCGCATCGCGGAACTGGAGTTCGACGTCCAGATGCCCGAGTCGTTCCTCGCGCGGGTGTCTGAGGCCGTCGACGGCTCGTTCGAGTTCGCCGGGATGGTGTCGACGACCGACGGGTCGTATCTGGAGTACTACTCCGCTCCCGTCTCCGACCCCGGGGCGGTCCTCGACGAACGCGCCGACGGCGACGCCGTCGAGCACCTGCGACACGTCGGCGACCACGGCGGCGAGGCGCTGTTCGAGGTGGTCTTCTCGGACGACCACGTCGTGCAGGCGGTCGGGTCGCTCGGCGGACGCACCACGGGTCTCTCGGTCGAGGACGGCGTCTACCGCGTCACCGCCGAGTTCCCCTACGACGTGGACCGCCACGCCATCGCCGACGCGCTGGCCGCGAAGTTCGACGCGGCGACGCTCCGCGCCCAGCGCGAGACCGAACGCGAACTGAGTTCGCGCCAGGAGGTCTGGGAGACGTTCCGCGACCACCTCACCGACAAGCAGTGGAGCGTCATCCAGACCGCCTTCTACGCGGGGTTCTTCGAGTGGCCGCGCGCCAGCACGGGCGAGGAGGTCGCGGAGTCGCTCGGCATCTCCCCGCCGACGTTCCACGAGCACCTCCGGGCCGCCCAGCAGAAACTGCTCGAAGCGCTGCTGGACGGCTGA
- a CDS encoding TIGR04024 family LLM class F420-dependent oxidoreductase: MAVPHDLVVRVSAHDSLDAVADQARLAEDLGFARVSAGETTGRDMVTTFTVVGERTDSIGVSTDVLSPYGRAPTVLAQTALTMHEATGGRFRLGLGTSSPAIAERWHGAAFDRPLRRLRETVDIVHEVYDGGRVSYDGDVFDLGGLSYDRPVPDDPPPIDVAALGPKAVELAGRFADGWVPQLFTPDGLADRLEDLERGADLGNRSTDDVRVAPLIRCFASEDDPATAREATRSMVAFLLGAYGPFYGQSVAEQGYEDVVEEIRAAWEDRDTDAMAAALPDDLLDSLAACGTPEQVRAKLDAFGSIDGVDAVRVGLVEGMSPEQERATMRAVMA; encoded by the coding sequence ATGGCCGTCCCACACGACCTCGTCGTTCGAGTGTCGGCACACGACTCGCTCGACGCCGTCGCCGACCAGGCTCGCCTCGCCGAAGACCTCGGATTCGCCCGCGTCTCAGCCGGCGAGACGACGGGCCGCGACATGGTGACGACGTTCACCGTCGTCGGCGAACGGACCGACAGTATCGGCGTCTCGACGGACGTGCTCTCGCCGTACGGCCGCGCACCGACGGTACTCGCCCAGACCGCGCTCACGATGCACGAGGCGACCGGCGGGCGGTTCCGCCTCGGTCTCGGCACGAGTTCGCCCGCCATCGCCGAACGCTGGCACGGCGCGGCGTTCGACCGGCCGCTCCGTCGCCTCCGCGAGACCGTCGACATCGTCCACGAGGTGTACGACGGGGGCCGCGTGAGCTACGACGGCGACGTGTTCGACCTCGGGGGCCTCTCGTACGACCGCCCCGTCCCCGACGACCCGCCGCCCATCGACGTGGCGGCGCTCGGCCCGAAGGCCGTCGAACTCGCGGGGCGGTTCGCCGACGGGTGGGTCCCGCAGCTGTTCACGCCAGACGGCCTCGCGGACCGGCTGGAGGACCTCGAACGCGGCGCCGACCTGGGGAACCGCTCGACGGACGACGTGCGCGTCGCACCCCTGATACGGTGTTTCGCCAGCGAGGACGACCCGGCTACTGCCCGCGAGGCGACCCGGTCGATGGTCGCGTTCCTGCTGGGCGCGTACGGCCCGTTCTACGGCCAGTCGGTCGCCGAGCAGGGCTACGAGGACGTGGTCGAGGAGATTCGAGCGGCGTGGGAGGACCGGGACACCGACGCGATGGCCGCCGCCCTCCCCGACGACCTGCTCGACTCGCTGGCGGCGTGTGGGACGCCCGAGCAGGTCCGCGCGAAACTCGACGCGTTCGGGTCCATCGACGGCGTCGACGCCGTCCGCGTCGGTCTCGTCGAGGGGATGTCCCCCGAACAGGAGCGCGCGACGATGCGAGCGGTGATGGCGTAG